A genome region from Spirochaetota bacterium includes the following:
- a CDS encoding ATP-binding cassette domain-containing protein, translating into MFNIEVNNLTFNYDINLIFENLSASFNENETFVLLGRAGCGMTTLLKIIAGLIYFNKGSISIGGKKLENFTKEQILEYHKVTGFVFQQSGLISNMSIMDNLSLYMTYHTRFNKEIVNEIVLNIAKKFEIEKYLNLRPANLSISNVKLVNIARAVIHDPIFLFMDEPDSNLDNISISNIINIIRELKNKSKLIIISTHNFNFAKAIGDKIGVISEGKISEIFLPDEIGKIESRFIKKLIE; encoded by the coding sequence ATGTTTAATATTGAAGTAAATAATTTAACATTTAATTATGATATTAATCTTATCTTTGAAAATTTATCTGCATCATTTAATGAAAATGAAACTTTTGTTCTATTAGGAAGGGCTGGATGTGGCATGACTACTTTATTGAAAATAATTGCGGGATTAATTTATTTTAATAAAGGCTCTATTTCAATAGGGGGTAAAAAGCTTGAAAATTTTACTAAGGAGCAGATACTTGAATATCACAAAGTAACAGGTTTTGTTTTTCAACAGTCAGGTTTAATAAGTAATATGTCAATAATGGATAATTTATCATTATATATGACTTATCACACAAGGTTTAATAAAGAAATAGTAAATGAAATAGTATTAAATATAGCAAAAAAGTTTGAAATTGAAAAATATTTAAATTTAAGACCTGCAAATCTTTCAATTTCAAATGTTAAACTTGTTAATATTGCTAGAGCTGTAATTCATGATCCAATTTTTTTATTTATGGATGAACCTGATTCCAATCTTGATAATATTTCTATTTCAAATATAATCAATATAATAAGAGAATTAAAAAATAAGAGTAAACTTATCATTATTTCAACACATAATTTTAATTTTGCAAAAGCTATAGGGGATAAGATAGGTGTCATTTCAGAAGGCAAAATAAGTGAAATATTTTTACCTGATGAAATTGGTAAAATAGAAAGTAGATTTATAAAAAAGCTTATAGAGTAA
- a CDS encoding thymidine kinase — translation MIHLIIGPMFSGKSTELIRRLKRAKIAGRKVILIKPSIDKRGILTHDDKEVGNKNDFNFIFVDDLNNLDYRNYDVIGIDEGQFFKNLSYYANKWASESKEVIVAGLDATSEQIPFDEIINLIPFSEEVIKLNAICTKCGSEYGAFTFYKAGEKKEKIKIGGKELYEARCRMCLEK, via the coding sequence ATGATACATTTAATTATAGGTCCTATGTTTTCTGGTAAAAGCACAGAACTTATAAGAAGGTTAAAAAGAGCTAAAATTGCCGGAAGAAAAGTTATACTTATTAAACCATCTATTGATAAAAGAGGAATATTGACTCATGATGATAAGGAGGTTGGTAATAAAAATGATTTTAACTTTATTTTTGTAGATGATTTAAATAATCTTGATTATAGAAATTATGATGTTATAGGCATAGACGAAGGACAATTTTTTAAAAATCTTTCTTATTATGCAAATAAATGGGCATCAGAAAGTAAAGAAGTAATAGTTGCTGGTCTTGATGCAACATCAGAACAGATCCCATTTGATGAAATTATTAATTTAATTCCTTTTTCTGAAGAAGTAATTAAATTAAATGCTATTTGTACGAAATGTGGGAGCGAATATGGAGCTTTTACATTCTATAAAGCAGGTGAAAAAAAAGAGAAAATAAAAATAGGTGGTAAAGAACTTTATGAAGCAAGATGTAGAATGTGCTTAGAAAAATAA
- a CDS encoding NFACT RNA binding domain-containing protein, with product MINLNFNEINLILSKILITLFDIKIDNNEIFSDKISDDLILKNYEIILNKYNYSSNKIYVIDARQIFNDELYLQIRGNKKTLNLFIKISNNFNFIANGKPLINSPKNPFLFTLLLKKWIVGKKIEKIEIKKNDRIFYFYFVDSILVFEMLGRNGNIFLLDKENNIIGKMIKKESKLREEDVGGKYNSLIEKFNEDGNLDKESYDFKKFKIREEFSDFERVFEKYIEEIFNNFIKSELKKFDEKIIKIKKNIEKLNKSKKSEEDIEELKIKGDLLISNLENIKEIINKDKNLENIKLENFDGKYYNINIDRRKNLIQNANNYYSLYKEEKKKNEEINKYLIYLEDKLNKLFDEKEKFKEEYKIGNNLRLIIEKLKDKLDINIYKKLNNLNEKKVEKTSKKQHFYIFKSNSGEDILVGKSAKSNIVLIKKFCRGEDYWFHARDYQGAYVILKPKDKKSNISQNSIIDAAMLALYFSKGRNSKKGDVVYTKVKYLRFADKKSGKILYTNDKNIYIEIDENRIKILKENSLDY from the coding sequence ATGATTAATTTAAACTTTAATGAAATAAATTTAATTCTATCTAAAATTTTAATTACTTTATTTGATATAAAAATAGATAATAATGAGATTTTTTCTGATAAAATTTCTGATGATTTAATTTTAAAAAATTATGAGATTATTCTTAATAAATATAATTATTCATCAAATAAAATTTATGTTATTGATGCAAGACAGATTTTTAATGATGAGTTGTATTTACAAATTAGAGGAAATAAAAAAACATTGAATTTATTTATTAAAATATCAAATAATTTTAATTTTATTGCGAATGGTAAACCTTTAATAAATTCTCCCAAAAATCCTTTTCTCTTTACTTTGTTATTGAAAAAATGGATAGTTGGGAAGAAGATTGAGAAAATTGAAATAAAAAAAAATGACAGAATTTTTTATTTTTATTTTGTTGATTCAATTCTTGTTTTTGAGATGCTCGGAAGAAATGGTAATATCTTTTTACTTGATAAAGAAAATAATATAATTGGAAAAATGATAAAAAAGGAAAGCAAGTTAAGAGAAGAGGATGTAGGTGGGAAATATAATAGTTTAATAGAAAAATTTAATGAAGATGGGAATCTAGATAAAGAATCTTATGATTTTAAAAAGTTTAAAATAAGAGAAGAGTTTTCTGATTTTGAAAGAGTTTTTGAAAAATATATTGAGGAAATTTTTAATAATTTTATAAAGTCGGAGCTTAAAAAATTTGATGAAAAAATTATAAAGATTAAAAAAAATATTGAAAAACTAAATAAAAGTAAAAAATCAGAAGAAGACATTGAAGAACTGAAGATAAAAGGTGACCTTTTGATAAGTAACCTTGAAAATATAAAAGAAATTATTAATAAAGATAAAAATTTAGAAAATATTAAATTAGAAAATTTTGATGGAAAATATTATAATATTAATATTGACAGAAGAAAAAATTTAATACAAAATGCAAATAATTATTATTCTTTGTATAAAGAAGAAAAAAAGAAAAATGAAGAAATAAATAAATATTTGATCTATTTAGAAGATAAATTAAATAAGTTATTTGATGAGAAGGAAAAATTTAAAGAAGAATATAAAATTGGAAATAATTTAAGGTTAATTATAGAGAAATTAAAGGATAAGTTAGATATTAATATTTATAAGAAGTTAAATAATTTGAATGAAAAAAAAGTAGAAAAAACAAGTAAAAAACAACATTTTTATATTTTTAAAAGTAATTCTGGAGAAGATATTCTTGTTGGAAAGTCTGCAAAGTCAAATATTGTTTTAATTAAAAAATTTTGTAGGGGTGAAGATTATTGGTTTCATGCAAGAGATTATCAAGGTGCTTATGTCATACTAAAACCAAAAGATAAAAAAAGTAATATTTCACAGAATTCTATAATTGATGCTGCAATGTTGGCTTTATATTTTTCAAAAGGAAGAAATTCTAAAAAAGGAGATGTTGTTTATACAAAAGTTAAATACTTAAGGTTTGCAGATAAGAAAAGTGGTAAAATTTTATATACAAATGATAAAAATATTTATATTGAAATTGATGAAAACAGAATTAAAATTTTAAAAGAAAACTCACTTGATTACTAA
- a CDS encoding PAS domain S-box protein, giving the protein MKIRERTFLYIILSIISIIIFTYFFNNFIDNSIINKEFLYSKNLFQRELEKLIREDYSKKYYFFQTIFSLNNISEININKTKKIKIPTNFENYLYENSIEKIFIFTSDLNPLFIINPGFYIYDSKNYDIEILSLIKKYLSNYLKNNFINSFDRTSNPQDKINILMFNEIEKYKLYTYYIYFYFDNKNLKYYYFILKIDGILWIKKIIKNYPENFEINTRFSYYDEKIEEIEKKEKTKLKDKIFLNYYLNDSSNKVFGYLNISIPWDKYSSSIKVKYYMNIFTIGGLSLFLVVSITILFLHVLKPIYVIQKVLETGELDLFYNLKYLSYEIREIIKMIINFFEQKQVLKSEIEEREYISLQLKESEERYKTLIYNLPDAVCVITDGFLVFANDKIFDLFQIDKDSFFKIDIINYIHIDDRYIVKNLIENYKNLLTNDKEKYLSPIEIRIFDSKKTLKFCLLYSLKINFNYKDSIMLVFSDISRIKEIEKEIIISRTRLSSMINNIPFFAWMKDTNGVFIEVNENFCHFYNKSKDQIIGKTEFDLVPSDKAIKYYEKDLQALTSKKRISYEIVDVINGEQRWFEVFKSPILDEYGTPIGTIGLSRDITEKKLIENQLIESEEKFREIAENLDEAIWLINEETLVYVSPGFNNILETAESFINSNISNLLKFINEENKQNLVNTYQEFLKDEKKEKIDKEIKIVTQNNSTKWLWLRLIKLSHQKIKILGIAEDITKKKEDEKKLQDALKETEKINKELVKLNEELAKEINEREKAKNILRKYEFIVNTSQELMALINKNYIYEAVNDYFCKVFELKRENIIGKSVKEIWGEDLFENIIKPRIEDALKGVSNSYNEWVNLGKLGNRFVASTYYPFFDLENKINEVVIIYHDITELKEYSDQLQELNSNLERMVNEAVEDIRKKDQLIIHQSRLAAMGEMIGNIAHQWRQPLNSLSLLIQNIKDAYDYNELTKEFMEKMENQALKLIEHMSHTIDDFRNFFKPDKQKIKFSIKDSINRVIDIVSATFDNYRISIYIDIKEDIMIEGYPNEFGQVILNLLTNAKDLFLEKKTVNPFVKISVFKKEKNVIIEVQDNGGGFSESVLKNLFQPYFTTKEHGTGIGLYMSKYIIEKNMNGKILAFNKENGACFHLIFEI; this is encoded by the coding sequence ATGAAAATTAGAGAAAGAACATTTTTATACATAATATTATCAATTATTTCTATAATTATATTTACTTATTTTTTTAATAATTTCATTGATAACTCAATAATTAACAAAGAATTTCTATATTCAAAAAATTTATTTCAAAGAGAACTTGAAAAACTTATAAGGGAAGACTACAGTAAAAAATACTACTTTTTTCAAACTATTTTTTCATTAAATAATATTTCTGAAATTAATATCAATAAAACCAAAAAAATTAAAATTCCAACAAATTTTGAAAACTATTTATATGAAAACAGTATAGAAAAAATTTTCATATTTACAAGCGATCTAAACCCTCTTTTTATAATTAACCCAGGTTTTTATATATATGATTCTAAAAATTATGATATAGAAATTTTAAGCTTAATTAAAAAATATTTAAGTAACTATTTAAAAAATAATTTTATTAATAGTTTTGATAGGACTTCTAATCCTCAAGATAAAATAAATATTCTTATGTTTAATGAAATAGAAAAATACAAATTATATACTTATTATATTTATTTCTATTTTGATAATAAAAATTTAAAATATTATTATTTTATTTTAAAAATAGATGGAATATTATGGATAAAAAAAATAATAAAAAACTATCCTGAAAATTTTGAAATAAATACAAGATTTTCATATTATGATGAAAAAATAGAAGAAATAGAAAAAAAAGAAAAAACTAAACTAAAAGATAAAATATTTTTAAATTATTATCTAAACGACTCATCAAATAAAGTTTTTGGTTATTTAAATATTTCTATTCCATGGGACAAATATAGTAGTTCTATAAAGGTTAAATATTATATGAACATCTTTACAATTGGTGGATTATCTCTATTTTTAGTAGTATCTATTACTATTCTTTTTTTACATGTCTTAAAACCAATATATGTTATACAAAAAGTTCTCGAAACTGGAGAGCTTGATCTATTTTATAATTTAAAATACCTAAGCTACGAAATAAGAGAAATTATAAAAATGATAATTAACTTCTTTGAGCAAAAACAAGTACTTAAAAGTGAGATAGAGGAAAGAGAATATATTTCACTACAGCTTAAAGAAAGTGAAGAAAGATACAAGACTTTAATTTATAATTTACCTGATGCAGTATGTGTAATAACTGATGGATTTCTTGTTTTTGCTAATGATAAGATTTTCGATCTTTTTCAAATAGATAAAGATAGTTTTTTTAAGATAGATATAATAAACTATATTCATATTGATGATAGATATATCGTTAAAAATTTAATAGAAAATTATAAAAACTTACTAACAAATGATAAAGAAAAATATTTAAGCCCAATAGAAATAAGAATATTTGATTCAAAAAAAACCTTAAAATTTTGTCTTTTATATTCACTAAAAATCAATTTTAATTATAAAGACTCTATAATGCTTGTTTTCTCTGATATATCAAGAATAAAAGAAATAGAAAAGGAAATAATTATTTCAAGAACAAGATTAAGCTCTATGATAAACAATATTCCATTTTTTGCCTGGATGAAAGATACTAATGGAGTTTTTATAGAAGTAAATGAAAATTTTTGTCATTTTTATAATAAAAGCAAGGACCAAATTATAGGAAAAACAGAATTTGATCTTGTTCCATCAGATAAAGCTATAAAATATTATGAAAAAGATCTTCAAGCTTTAACAAGTAAAAAAAGAATTTCATATGAGATAGTAGATGTTATAAATGGAGAGCAAAGATGGTTTGAAGTTTTTAAAAGCCCTATACTTGATGAATATGGAACCCCAATCGGAACTATAGGCCTTTCAAGGGATATAACTGAAAAAAAACTTATTGAAAATCAATTAATAGAAAGTGAAGAAAAATTTAGAGAGATTGCTGAAAATCTAGATGAAGCAATATGGTTAATAAATGAAGAAACTTTGGTTTATGTTAGTCCTGGATTTAATAATATTCTTGAAACTGCTGAAAGCTTTATCAATTCAAACATATCCAACTTACTTAAATTTATAAATGAAGAAAATAAACAAAATCTAGTAAATACTTATCAAGAATTTTTAAAAGATGAAAAAAAGGAAAAAATTGATAAAGAAATAAAGATAGTAACACAAAACAATTCCACCAAATGGTTATGGTTAAGGTTAATAAAATTATCTCATCAAAAAATAAAGATTCTTGGCATAGCTGAAGATATTACTAAGAAAAAAGAAGATGAAAAAAAATTACAAGATGCTCTTAAAGAAACTGAAAAAATAAACAAAGAACTAGTAAAACTCAATGAAGAACTTGCAAAAGAGATAAATGAGAGAGAAAAAGCTAAAAATATATTAAGAAAATACGAATTTATTGTTAATACATCGCAAGAACTTATGGCATTAATAAATAAAAATTATATATATGAAGCTGTAAATGATTATTTTTGTAAAGTATTTGAATTAAAAAGAGAAAATATTATCGGTAAAAGTGTAAAAGAAATATGGGGAGAGGACCTTTTTGAAAATATTATAAAACCAAGAATTGAAGATGCATTAAAAGGAGTATCAAACAGCTATAATGAGTGGGTAAATTTAGGTAAATTAGGAAATAGATTTGTTGCTTCAACATATTATCCTTTTTTTGATTTAGAAAATAAAATTAATGAAGTTGTTATAATATATCATGATATAACAGAACTTAAAGAATACTCCGACCAACTCCAAGAGTTAAATTCTAATCTCGAAAGAATGGTAAATGAAGCAGTAGAAGATATAAGAAAAAAAGATCAATTAATTATTCATCAATCAAGACTTGCTGCAATGGGAGAAATGATAGGAAATATTGCTCATCAATGGAGACAACCTCTAAATTCTCTATCTCTTTTAATACAAAATATTAAAGACGCATATGATTATAATGAACTTACAAAAGAATTTATGGAAAAAATGGAAAATCAAGCTTTAAAACTAATTGAACACATGTCTCATACTATAGATGACTTTAGAAATTTTTTTAAACCAGATAAACAAAAAATTAAGTTTTCAATTAAAGATTCTATAAATCGTGTAATTGATATAGTTTCAGCAACTTTTGATAATTACCGGATTTCAATATATATCGATATAAAGGAAGACATAATGATAGAAGGATACCCAAATGAATTTGGACAAGTCATACTTAACCTTCTAACAAATGCAAAAGATCTTTTTCTTGAAAAGAAAACTGTTAACCCATTTGTAAAAATAAGTGTTTTTAAAAAAGAAAAAAATGTTATTATTGAAGTCCAAGATAATGGTGGTGGATTCTCAGAATCGGTATTGAAAAATCTTTTTCAACCTTATTTTACAACTAAAGAGCATGGAACAGGAATTGGTTTATATATGTCCAAATATATAATTGAAAAAAATATGAATGGTAAGATTTTAGCTTTTAATAAAGAAAATGGTGCTTGTTTTCATCTAATTTTTGAAATTTAA
- a CDS encoding SpoIIE family protein phosphatase, whose amino-acid sequence MNEIFEEGKIIDLKILICEDDSIARSLLLNILKRKFEIIIEAENGKIGLEKYKLEKPDLIISDINMPELNGIEFATEIRKEDKKTPIIFLTAYSDTSYFINSIELGINGYVLKPVVKDSLFNVLQKVISNLKLERKIEEQRKKIEELYNQLNFELDIASKIHQSLLPQHKIQNEHYLFEFIYKPLEQIGGDFFEIININENETLIFLTDVTGHGVPAALFSAMFKANLYYIIKNDISPQKILNSLNLDLPKILPSDFFPSFFIAIFNKKEKILRYSNSAHPSPIIYNISNNTYKILKEKDPFLGIDKNYNFSEKKIFLNKNDILFIYTDGLYEFENKNGEIIQEEEFYEIFINYLNNYNFDEKEKLLENFVNYMLSLSKENKFSDDFSLLKFEII is encoded by the coding sequence ATGAATGAAATTTTTGAAGAGGGGAAAATTATTGACTTAAAAATTCTAATTTGCGAAGATGATAGTATAGCAAGAAGTCTATTGCTTAATATATTAAAAAGAAAATTTGAAATTATAATTGAAGCTGAAAATGGAAAAATAGGTTTAGAAAAATATAAATTAGAAAAACCTGACCTAATTATATCTGACATAAATATGCCTGAATTAAATGGAATTGAGTTTGCAACTGAAATTAGAAAAGAAGATAAAAAAACTCCAATTATATTTTTAACTGCTTATTCTGATACTAGCTACTTTATAAACTCAATAGAACTTGGAATTAATGGATATGTATTAAAACCAGTTGTAAAAGATAGTTTGTTTAATGTTCTTCAAAAAGTAATCTCAAACTTAAAACTTGAAAGAAAAATTGAAGAGCAAAGGAAAAAAATTGAAGAACTTTATAATCAACTTAATTTCGAGTTAGATATTGCTTCAAAAATACACCAATCTTTACTTCCTCAACACAAGATTCAAAATGAACACTACTTATTTGAATTTATTTATAAACCTCTAGAACAAATAGGAGGGGATTTTTTTGAAATTATAAACATCAATGAAAATGAAACTCTTATTTTTTTAACAGATGTTACTGGGCATGGAGTACCAGCAGCACTTTTTTCAGCTATGTTTAAAGCTAACCTTTATTATATTATTAAAAATGATATAAGTCCTCAAAAAATATTAAATTCACTTAATTTAGATCTCCCAAAAATTTTACCTTCTGACTTTTTCCCTTCTTTTTTTATTGCTATATTCAATAAAAAAGAAAAAATATTAAGATACTCTAATTCAGCACACCCTTCTCCTATAATTTACAATATTTCAAATAATACTTACAAAATATTAAAAGAAAAAGACCCCTTTCTTGGAATAGATAAAAACTATAATTTTTCCGAAAAAAAAATTTTTCTTAATAAAAATGATATACTTTTTATATACACTGATGGATTGTATGAATTTGAAAATAAAAATGGAGAAATAATTCAAGAAGAAGAATTTTATGAAATTTTTATAAATTATTTAAATAATTACAATTTTGATGAAAAAGAAAAACTTTTAGAAAATTTTGTTAACTATATGCTTTCATTATCAAAAGAAAATAAATTTTCAGATGACTTCTCTTTACTTAAATTCGAAATAATATAA
- the flgC gene encoding flagellar basal body rod protein FlgC, giving the protein MIPNIFSMFNTASTGLTAQRLRMDVISNNIANAETTRTPEGGPYKRKFVIFRPMDEKMEILSPFRPPEDLEKEIGTGVKVVKIEEDSSPFRLVWDPEHPDAIKTGPKKGYVMYPNINIVTEMTDLISASRSYEANVTVLNTAKQIHLKCLEILR; this is encoded by the coding sequence ATGATACCAAATATATTTTCTATGTTTAATACTGCTTCCACTGGATTAACTGCTCAAAGGTTAAGAATGGATGTTATATCAAATAACATAGCAAATGCAGAAACAACCAGGACACCAGAAGGTGGTCCATATAAGAGAAAATTTGTAATTTTTAGACCGATGGATGAAAAAATGGAAATTCTTTCACCTTTCAGACCACCGGAAGATCTTGAAAAAGAAATAGGCACTGGAGTTAAAGTTGTTAAAATTGAAGAAGATTCTTCACCATTTAGGCTTGTCTGGGATCCAGAACATCCTGATGCTATTAAAACTGGACCAAAAAAAGGATATGTTATGTATCCAAATATAAATATTGTAACAGAAATGACAGATTTAATATCAGCTTCAAGATCCTATGAAGCAAACGTAACTGTATTAAATACAGCAAAACAGATTCATTTAAAATGCCTTGAAATATTAAGGTAA
- the fliE gene encoding flagellar hook-basal body complex protein FliE has translation MGIRPVDPVISSFVKETSSIIKPKEINIEPDGYKVELKATSEKHFNFKPKKDNSLTFSNYIKDSIISTNESIAKSELLQEKLITDPTSVNIEEVTIAAKEAEVSLNLAKTILNKLIQGYKDLINIR, from the coding sequence ATGGGAATAAGACCAGTTGATCCAGTAATTAGTTCATTTGTTAAAGAAACTTCATCTATTATTAAGCCAAAAGAAATTAATATAGAACCAGATGGTTATAAAGTAGAACTAAAAGCAACTTCAGAAAAGCATTTTAATTTTAAACCTAAAAAAGACAATAGTTTAACTTTTAGTAACTACATAAAAGACTCAATTATTTCAACAAATGAGTCTATTGCAAAATCCGAATTACTACAAGAAAAATTAATAACAGATCCAACAAGCGTTAATATAGAAGAAGTAACTATTGCTGCTAAAGAAGCTGAAGTTTCATTGAATCTTGCAAAAACAATATTAAATAAATTAATTCAAGGCTATAAAGACTTGATAAATATTAGATAA
- the fliF gene encoding flagellar basal-body MS-ring/collar protein FliF — translation MNEFIKRITEFIKNIFSKLNTTQKIIIFSIIGLSIIAVVVITSISSKPEATLLFQKPLSLEDFARVTKALDSMQAQYKIKDDKYIIVKDKETGDRLRMQLAQEGIIPGNVKGWELFDIQKWTVTDFEREINVQRAIKGEIIRQIKLIEGIQDVMLNIAFPKDTLFTTQSMPVTATLTIIPELGSNITEDKKRIEGIKKIVSYGIPGLTPENVIITDQFGNIISDFSGDDIKNFLDLTKEQMAIVERERVKREVVLRQNLKNFLGNTKVDVQLNIDITFDQTEIEKNEIIPVVVKKDNPNTPYDDSEIKDSVIESQQVIDKEYKAPGTIPEGPPGVEPNVPPGYKENLGQTIVSKEKQTTTNYAFSTQKVNEKKTPYQIQRITCSVWIDGKWEIRVDEKGNYVVDKSRKRYVRDYFPYPEEDLKKLTEVVKAAIGYSKERGDTVTVQNIPFNHDEEFAKEDAILQRQETLRKALLTGILSIVGFVIIILLYKIIAAEIQRRRKLREEELLRKQQELREQALRAAEKEGIEVELSMEEKARLELQENAINIAREHPEEVAKLIRTWLAEDQT, via the coding sequence ATGAATGAATTTATTAAGAGAATTACAGAATTTATCAAAAACATATTTTCAAAATTAAACACAACTCAAAAAATTATAATATTTTCTATTATTGGTTTATCAATAATTGCAGTTGTTGTTATAACATCAATTTCATCAAAACCAGAAGCTACTCTTCTTTTTCAAAAACCATTATCTCTTGAAGATTTTGCAAGGGTTACAAAAGCACTTGATTCAATGCAAGCTCAATACAAAATAAAAGATGATAAGTATATTATTGTTAAAGATAAAGAAACAGGGGATAGATTAAGAATGCAACTTGCACAGGAAGGAATAATTCCTGGAAATGTAAAAGGATGGGAACTTTTTGATATCCAGAAATGGACAGTTACTGATTTTGAAAGAGAAATAAATGTTCAAAGAGCAATCAAAGGAGAAATAATAAGACAAATTAAGCTCATTGAAGGAATACAGGATGTAATGTTAAATATTGCATTCCCAAAAGATACTCTTTTTACAACTCAATCAATGCCAGTTACTGCTACCCTTACTATAATACCAGAACTTGGATCAAATATTACAGAAGATAAAAAAAGAATAGAAGGTATAAAAAAAATAGTTTCATATGGTATACCAGGCCTTACTCCTGAAAATGTTATAATTACAGATCAATTCGGAAATATAATATCTGATTTTAGTGGTGATGATATTAAAAATTTTCTTGATTTAACAAAAGAACAAATGGCTATAGTAGAAAGAGAGAGAGTTAAAAGAGAGGTTGTATTAAGACAAAATTTAAAAAATTTCCTTGGAAATACAAAGGTTGATGTACAATTAAATATAGATATAACCTTTGATCAAACAGAAATTGAAAAAAACGAGATTATTCCAGTTGTTGTTAAAAAAGACAATCCAAATACCCCATACGATGATTCCGAAATAAAAGATTCTGTAATAGAATCACAACAAGTTATAGACAAAGAATACAAAGCTCCAGGAACAATTCCAGAGGGTCCTCCAGGAGTTGAACCAAATGTACCACCTGGATATAAAGAAAATTTAGGTCAAACTATAGTAAGTAAGGAAAAGCAAACAACAACTAACTATGCTTTTTCTACCCAAAAGGTAAATGAAAAAAAGACTCCTTATCAGATTCAAAGGATAACATGTTCGGTATGGATAGATGGGAAATGGGAAATTAGAGTTGATGAAAAGGGAAATTATGTTGTTGATAAATCTAGAAAAAGATATGTTAGAGACTATTTTCCCTATCCAGAAGAAGATTTGAAAAAATTAACAGAAGTTGTAAAGGCTGCTATAGGTTATAGCAAAGAGAGAGGAGATACAGTTACTGTCCAAAATATTCCTTTTAACCATGATGAAGAATTTGCAAAAGAAGATGCAATATTACAAAGACAGGAAACTTTAAGAAAAGCTTTATTAACAGGAATTTTATCAATAGTTGGTTTTGTAATTATTATTTTACTATACAAAATAATAGCTGCTGAAATTCAGAGAAGAAGAAAGTTGAGAGAAGAAGAACTTTTGAGAAAACAGCAGGAATTAAGAGAACAAGCTTTAAGAGCTGCTGAAAAAGAAGGAATCGAGGTTGAGCTTTCTATGGAAGAAAAGGCTAGACTTGAACTACAGGAAAATGCTATTAATATCGCAAGAGAACACCCTGAAGAAGTTGCTAAACTTATTAGAACATGGCTTGCTGAAGATCAAACATAG